One genomic region from Bradyrhizobium icense encodes:
- a CDS encoding SUMF1/EgtB/PvdO family nonheme iron enzyme codes for MAQIRDIKSGRPGERSPEPMPRRLAAIVAGDISGYSRLMQIDEEGTHNRVKRIERDLIEPSIREHHGRLVKTTGDGFIAIFDSPVEAVRSSIVIQQNLVGRNASLPKHHWIEYRIGVNLGDVIIETDDVYGDGVNIATRLEGIARAGEVYISGGIYEQIKHKLVCGYESLGDRKVKNITDPVRVYRVLPDPSALQEVRSRRERILILLLFLAIATIAGGTLWYMFAQPRKATDQASAPVSSPVEAPKAPAPAAKQQAPQPQPSPSVAPAQQQAAPRPESSPMTKQAAPLPPPASPAPETPPTTQAAAPVREPEMISLRGGSFAMGSNEEVSEKPVRQVTVKPFAMGKFPVSVREWNACAAAGACGFTATGKEDAPVTNVSWSDARQYVEWLAETTRKPYRLPSEAEWEYAARGGTQTRYWWGDQFQSGMVNCRNCSDIPASEQPVKVGSLKPNPFGLFDMGGGVDQWVEDCWHKNYQGAPADGSAWVENACSSRVIRSGSWRKDSTYARTSNRGSYDTNVRYPTHGFRVALSP; via the coding sequence ATGGCCCAAATTCGTGACATCAAGTCAGGCCGACCGGGTGAGCGATCGCCCGAGCCAATGCCACGCCGACTTGCGGCCATCGTGGCAGGCGACATCTCCGGTTACAGCCGTCTGATGCAGATCGACGAGGAAGGGACGCACAATCGCGTCAAGCGGATCGAGCGCGACCTCATCGAACCCAGCATCAGAGAACACCACGGCAGGCTTGTTAAAACCACGGGTGACGGCTTCATCGCCATTTTCGACAGCCCGGTCGAAGCCGTTCGATCCAGCATCGTGATCCAGCAAAATCTGGTCGGGCGCAATGCATCACTGCCCAAGCATCATTGGATCGAGTATCGGATTGGCGTCAACCTCGGCGACGTCATCATCGAAACCGATGACGTTTATGGCGATGGCGTCAATATTGCGACGCGGCTCGAGGGCATAGCTCGCGCTGGCGAAGTCTATATCTCCGGCGGCATCTACGAACAGATCAAGCACAAGCTGGTTTGCGGATACGAGTCGCTCGGTGATCGAAAGGTCAAGAACATCACCGATCCGGTCCGGGTCTACCGCGTGCTTCCCGACCCCTCCGCCCTTCAGGAAGTCCGGAGCCGGCGCGAACGCATCCTGATCCTCTTGCTCTTCCTTGCGATAGCGACCATTGCGGGCGGCACTCTCTGGTACATGTTCGCACAACCTCGCAAGGCGACAGATCAGGCGTCGGCTCCCGTTTCATCTCCAGTAGAAGCGCCGAAGGCGCCTGCGCCTGCCGCGAAGCAACAAGCGCCGCAGCCCCAGCCTTCTCCTTCCGTAGCACCAGCTCAACAACAGGCGGCGCCTCGGCCTGAGTCGTCGCCAATGACGAAGCAGGCGGCGCCGCTACCGCCGCCGGCGTCTCCTGCACCCGAGACTCCGCCCACGACGCAAGCGGCCGCACCGGTTCGAGAACCCGAGATGATCTCGCTTCGGGGCGGTAGCTTCGCCATGGGCAGCAACGAGGAGGTTTCGGAAAAGCCGGTCCGCCAGGTAACGGTCAAGCCCTTTGCGATGGGGAAATTTCCTGTCTCCGTGCGGGAATGGAACGCATGCGCCGCCGCCGGGGCATGCGGATTCACAGCGACCGGAAAGGAGGATGCGCCGGTTACAAACGTGAGCTGGAGCGATGCCAGGCAATATGTTGAGTGGCTCGCGGAAACCACCCGAAAGCCATACCGGCTGCCGAGCGAGGCCGAATGGGAATATGCAGCGCGAGGCGGCACGCAGACCCGATACTGGTGGGGCGATCAGTTTCAGTCCGGCATGGTCAATTGCAGGAACTGCAGCGACATCCCTGCCAGCGAGCAGCCGGTCAAGGTTGGCAGCCTCAAGCCAAATCCCTTTGGGCTGTTTGATATGGGCGGCGGGGTCGATCAATGGGTCGAAGATTGCTGGCACAAAAATTATCAGGGCGCGCCGGCTGACGGGTCAGCATGGGTCGAGAATGCATGCTCGTCGCGCGTCATCCGTTCCGGCTCCTGGAGGAAAGACTCAACTTATGCCCGGACGTCAAACCGCGGCAGCTATGACACCAACGTGCGATATCCCACCCACGGGTTCCGCGTCGCACTTTCCCCGTAG
- a CDS encoding DUF4399 domain-containing protein, producing the protein MKVLRWIALSAALTCLPFAAYAQGKPAHKDAHLYFVWPQNGTVIKGGFWCRFGLRNMGVTHAGDNYPNSGHHHLLINVNEPLNPNEPIPQDRSHLHFGAGQTEARIELPPGKHTLQLVLGDAEHYPHVPPVVSQKITITIR; encoded by the coding sequence ATGAAGGTCTTGCGGTGGATCGCTCTGTCAGCAGCGCTCACTTGCCTGCCGTTCGCCGCGTATGCGCAAGGAAAGCCCGCCCACAAGGATGCCCATCTCTACTTTGTATGGCCGCAGAACGGCACCGTGATCAAAGGCGGATTTTGGTGTCGCTTTGGTCTACGCAACATGGGCGTGACGCACGCCGGCGACAATTACCCGAACAGCGGCCATCACCACCTGCTGATAAATGTGAATGAACCGCTCAATCCCAATGAGCCGATTCCGCAGGACAGGTCGCATCTTCATTTTGGCGCCGGCCAGACCGAAGCCCGGATCGAGTTGCCGCCCGGCAAACATACGCTCCAGCTCGTGCTGGGCGATGCCGAACACTATCCGCACGTTCCCCCGGTTGTCTCGCAGAAAATTACTATCACCATCAGATAG
- a CDS encoding crotonase/enoyl-CoA hydratase family protein, giving the protein MAKVLYERDGRIARITLTRPEVMNAIDDELPGALADAVARADNDPGAHVIVLAGAGRAFCAGYDLTAYASGDKANRYTQEMPWDPMKDYAAMSDNTNKFMSLFRSKRPVICKVHGFAVAGGSDIALCSDMIVMAEDARIGYPPVRVWGCPTTAMWVYRLGAEKAKRMLFTGDKITGVEAAALGLVLKAVPADKLDDEVDALAHRIATVPQNQLMMQKLMMNQALYNMGLMGTQMIATVFDGITRHSPEGLNFKRRSEEMGWKRAVDERDQGTFDWTTNQPITQNR; this is encoded by the coding sequence ATGGCCAAAGTCCTCTACGAGCGCGACGGCCGTATCGCGCGCATCACGCTGACCCGGCCGGAAGTCATGAACGCGATCGACGATGAATTACCCGGCGCGCTTGCCGATGCGGTCGCCCGCGCCGACAACGATCCGGGCGCGCATGTGATCGTGCTCGCAGGCGCCGGCCGCGCATTTTGCGCCGGATATGACCTGACGGCCTACGCCTCCGGCGACAAGGCCAACCGCTACACCCAGGAAATGCCGTGGGATCCGATGAAGGATTACGCGGCCATGTCGGACAATACGAACAAGTTCATGAGCCTGTTCCGCTCGAAACGTCCTGTGATCTGCAAGGTGCACGGCTTTGCGGTGGCCGGCGGCTCGGATATCGCGCTCTGCTCCGACATGATCGTCATGGCGGAGGATGCCCGCATCGGCTATCCGCCGGTGCGCGTCTGGGGCTGCCCGACGACGGCGATGTGGGTCTACCGGCTCGGCGCCGAAAAGGCCAAGCGCATGCTGTTCACCGGCGACAAGATCACCGGTGTCGAGGCGGCGGCGCTTGGCCTCGTGCTGAAAGCCGTTCCGGCCGACAAGCTCGACGACGAAGTCGACGCGCTCGCGCACCGGATTGCGACCGTGCCACAGAACCAGCTCATGATGCAGAAGCTGATGATGAACCAGGCGCTCTACAATATGGGCCTGATGGGCACGCAGATGATCGCCACCGTGTTCGACGGTATCACCCGGCATTCGCCGGAGGGGCTGAACTTCAAGCGTCGGTCGGAAGAAATGGGCTGGAAGCGCGCGGTCGACGAGCGCGACCAGGGCACTTTCGACTGGACTACCAATCAGCCGATCACGCAGAACAGGTAG
- a CDS encoding crotonase/enoyl-CoA hydratase family protein produces MVRIEKQGAVWTVIHSRFAEARNAMDPDSAEALAQAFREFDADDSASVAVLWGEGGAFCAGWDLKFASTLSDRNAFQRHVVDGLAFPTGANPAPRGPLGPTRLELSKPVIAAVEGPAVAGGMELALWCDIRVMAESAYFGVYCRRWGIPLLDGGSVRLARLVGQGRAMEIILTGRKVQADEALRIGMCEQVVESGGARAAAEAMALEIARFPQAAVRADRRSVVETYGLPVRDALRWEWANGVEAIFKEGVSGAARFASGKGRHGDFAKI; encoded by the coding sequence ATGGTCCGGATCGAGAAACAGGGTGCGGTGTGGACCGTCATCCACAGCCGGTTTGCCGAGGCACGCAATGCGATGGATCCCGACAGCGCGGAAGCGTTGGCGCAAGCGTTCAGGGAATTCGACGCCGACGATTCCGCCAGCGTCGCGGTGCTATGGGGCGAGGGCGGCGCGTTCTGCGCCGGCTGGGATCTCAAATTCGCCAGCACGCTCTCCGACCGCAACGCCTTTCAACGCCACGTCGTCGACGGGCTGGCGTTCCCGACCGGCGCAAACCCCGCGCCGCGCGGGCCGCTCGGACCGACGCGGCTGGAATTGTCGAAGCCGGTGATTGCCGCGGTGGAGGGACCGGCGGTGGCCGGCGGCATGGAGCTGGCGCTGTGGTGCGATATCCGCGTGATGGCCGAAAGCGCCTATTTTGGCGTCTATTGCCGGCGCTGGGGCATTCCGCTTTTGGACGGCGGCAGCGTGCGTCTGGCGCGGCTTGTCGGGCAGGGACGGGCGATGGAAATCATCCTCACCGGCCGCAAGGTCCAGGCCGACGAAGCGTTGCGCATCGGCATGTGCGAGCAGGTCGTGGAGAGCGGTGGCGCTCGCGCTGCGGCCGAGGCGATGGCGCTGGAGATCGCGCGGTTTCCGCAAGCGGCCGTGCGGGCCGATCGGCGCTCGGTGGTCGAGACTTACGGTCTGCCGGTCCGCGATGCCTTGCGGTGGGAATGGGCCAACGGCGTCGAAGCCATCTTCAAGGAGGGCGTCAGTGGCGCGGCGCGCTTTGCCAGCGGCAAGGGCCGCCACGGCGATTTTGCCAAGATCTGA
- a CDS encoding TetR/AcrR family transcriptional regulator, giving the protein MREPAASAKDWSDVVKGAKRELLLRAARDEFAEQGLEGATMRGIAVRAGCTTGAIYPLFESKEAIYAELLQQSLAALDAFVAARVAAARTPEAQVEAACEAFLNYYLEHRFEINLGLYAFRGLKRLGVGRPSDDELNQALWKVLERIAVPLTEVRRLKPSEVRPWVALLTSQMIGALVLQIAGRLDFLDIGAQTLLRMMLSQCLPGTKGATVRAARKQKQ; this is encoded by the coding sequence ATGAGAGAACCTGCAGCCTCCGCCAAGGACTGGTCCGATGTCGTGAAGGGAGCGAAGCGCGAGCTTCTGCTGCGCGCCGCGCGCGACGAATTCGCCGAGCAGGGGCTGGAGGGCGCCACCATGCGCGGCATCGCAGTTCGCGCCGGCTGCACGACGGGGGCGATCTATCCGCTGTTCGAGAGCAAGGAGGCGATCTATGCCGAGCTGCTCCAACAGTCGCTGGCGGCACTCGATGCTTTCGTTGCCGCGCGCGTAGCCGCCGCGCGAACGCCGGAGGCCCAGGTCGAGGCGGCCTGCGAGGCCTTCCTGAACTACTACCTCGAGCACCGCTTCGAGATAAATCTGGGCCTCTACGCCTTTCGCGGCCTCAAGCGGCTCGGCGTCGGCAGGCCGTCGGATGATGAGCTCAATCAAGCGCTGTGGAAGGTGCTGGAACGCATCGCGGTGCCGCTGACCGAGGTGCGCCGGCTCAAGCCTTCAGAGGTTCGGCCATGGGTCGCGCTGCTGACCAGCCAGATGATCGGGGCGCTTGTGCTGCAGATCGCGGGCCGGCTCGATTTTCTCGACATCGGCGCGCAGACGCTGCTTCGCATGATGCTGTCGCAATGCCTCCCAGGCACGAAAGGTGCGACGGTTAGAGCCGCACGTAAACAAAAACAGTAA
- a CDS encoding TetR/AcrR family transcriptional regulator C-terminal domain-containing protein, translated as MSMPERAVRAGAQHTRREILLTAARLFADRGFADVSVTEVAAAAGVFPNQVTYYFGGKDGLFVEVAGRLILEAGQAAEIEAQKAKSVREYTRMLAASVLGPGLPAVLAFIEAMLIARRRADLAPQIKATLDRLHEEGARATSEIMAQKRWQMMTSPATAAQNFWATITGVALQMVASGTGEIGSGVDALALVELNLVDRQGRPENAGCKNPKSKRSKRHA; from the coding sequence ATGTCGATGCCCGAACGTGCCGTCCGGGCGGGTGCCCAGCACACCCGCCGTGAGATCCTGCTGACGGCGGCGCGCCTGTTCGCCGACCGCGGCTTTGCCGACGTTTCGGTAACCGAGGTAGCGGCGGCGGCTGGCGTCTTTCCCAACCAGGTGACGTATTATTTCGGCGGCAAGGACGGCTTGTTCGTCGAGGTGGCCGGCCGCCTGATCCTCGAGGCAGGACAAGCCGCAGAGATCGAGGCACAAAAGGCCAAATCGGTTCGCGAATACACGCGAATGCTGGCAGCATCCGTGCTCGGCCCCGGCCTTCCCGCCGTCCTCGCCTTCATCGAAGCCATGCTGATCGCGCGGCGCCGTGCCGATCTGGCGCCGCAGATCAAGGCGACGCTCGACCGGCTGCACGAGGAAGGCGCGCGGGCGACGTCGGAGATCATGGCGCAAAAGCGCTGGCAGATGATGACGAGCCCGGCGACCGCCGCGCAAAACTTCTGGGCGACCATCACCGGCGTGGCGCTGCAGATGGTCGCGAGCGGAACGGGCGAGATCGGCAGCGGCGTCGACGCACTGGCGCTGGTCGAACTCAATTTGGTCGACCGGCAGGGCCGGCCCGAAAATGCCGGCTGCAAAAATCCCAAGTCCAAACGGAGTAAGCGTCATGCGTGA
- a CDS encoding acyl-CoA dehydrogenase family protein: MRESAARVLPTHEVTNQPPPLPSIDLFEGDIALVEAVRRSGAESAEPHLKRSGKHAGDERVQDIARLAHRYQPELHAFDRFGHRQDAVEFHPAYHELMQLVFGDGVHSLAWTAREGGHAARTALSYIWNQADQGVNCPASMTYGAVKALRNHPPLSAALEPKILANAYDPRPIHFRDKSAITIGMAMTEKQGGSDLRATATVAVPAGDGEFGPEYLLTGHKWFCSAPMSDGFLTLARTEKGVTCFFLLRSLADGTRNPFFIQRLKDKLGNRSNASSEIEYADTRAIQIGDEGRGIPTLIEMAHLTRLETAISSAAIIRRALTEAIHHTRYRRTFQRALVDQPIMQSVLADVATESEAHLALTMRAAQAQDLAATDSTEALLSRFLVPLAKFWVCKRTPPLVAELLECFGGNGYVEEGLLARLYREAPLNGIWEGSGNVICLDLVRVLRREPQVRDALRGEIRVPGSATLNALWSEIDGLIDQVVADEQGARWLVERTAIAVQYSLLLRHAPDFVSDSFRASKIDRPHLTMGSLKADAALRRIVERAAVS, translated from the coding sequence ATGCGTGAGTCCGCCGCCAGAGTCCTCCCCACCCACGAAGTGACCAACCAGCCTCCCCCGCTGCCTTCCATCGATCTCTTCGAAGGCGACATCGCGCTGGTCGAGGCCGTCAGGCGATCGGGCGCCGAAAGCGCGGAGCCGCACCTGAAGAGATCAGGCAAGCACGCCGGCGACGAGCGCGTGCAGGACATTGCACGCCTCGCCCATCGCTATCAGCCGGAGCTGCACGCCTTCGACCGCTTCGGCCACCGCCAGGATGCGGTCGAATTTCATCCGGCCTATCACGAACTGATGCAGCTCGTATTCGGCGACGGCGTCCACTCGCTCGCCTGGACCGCCCGCGAAGGCGGCCATGCGGCCCGCACGGCGTTGAGCTACATCTGGAATCAGGCGGATCAAGGCGTCAACTGCCCGGCCTCGATGACCTATGGCGCGGTGAAGGCGCTGCGCAACCATCCCCCGCTTTCTGCCGCACTCGAACCGAAGATCCTCGCCAACGCCTACGACCCGCGGCCGATCCATTTCAGGGACAAGAGCGCCATCACCATCGGCATGGCGATGACGGAGAAGCAGGGAGGCTCCGATCTGCGCGCCACGGCAACGGTCGCCGTGCCAGCCGGCGACGGCGAATTCGGTCCGGAATATCTGCTGACCGGCCACAAATGGTTCTGCTCGGCGCCGATGAGCGATGGATTTTTGACGCTGGCGAGAACCGAGAAAGGCGTGACCTGCTTCTTCCTGTTGCGGTCGCTGGCGGATGGAACCCGCAATCCCTTCTTCATTCAGCGCCTGAAGGACAAGCTCGGAAACCGCTCCAACGCGTCATCAGAAATCGAATATGCTGATACGCGCGCCATCCAGATCGGCGATGAAGGCCGCGGCATTCCGACCCTGATTGAGATGGCCCACCTGACACGGCTTGAAACCGCCATCAGTTCGGCTGCCATTATCAGGCGGGCACTGACCGAAGCCATCCACCACACCCGCTACCGCCGCACCTTCCAGCGGGCGCTGGTCGATCAGCCGATCATGCAAAGCGTGCTCGCCGACGTCGCGACCGAGAGCGAGGCCCATCTCGCGTTGACCATGCGGGCGGCGCAGGCGCAGGACCTTGCCGCAACCGACAGCACCGAAGCCCTGCTCTCGCGCTTCCTCGTTCCGCTCGCCAAGTTCTGGGTGTGCAAGCGCACGCCGCCGCTGGTGGCGGAACTGCTCGAATGCTTCGGCGGCAATGGGTATGTCGAGGAAGGCCTGCTCGCCCGGCTCTACCGCGAAGCACCGCTGAACGGCATCTGGGAAGGTTCGGGCAACGTCATCTGCCTCGACCTCGTGCGCGTGCTCAGGCGCGAGCCGCAAGTCCGCGATGCACTCCGAGGTGAAATTCGCGTCCCGGGATCGGCTACCCTCAACGCGCTATGGAGCGAGATCGACGGCCTGATCGACCAGGTGGTCGCCGACGAACAGGGCGCAAGGTGGCTCGTCGAGCGAACCGCGATTGCCGTGCAGTATTCCCTGCTGTTGCGCCATGCGCCGGACTTCGTGTCGGACAGTTTTCGGGCGAGCAAGATCGACCGCCCGCATCTGACGATGGGATCGCTCAAGGCCGACGCCGCTCTCCGCCGCATCGTTGAACGCGCGGCGGTAAGCTGA
- a CDS encoding selenium-binding protein SBP56-related protein: MNIRPDPTFHASPKLAMEAPPESFAYTVLLSPDASKPDALAVIDVRPDSPTYSRVVHTVTMPNKGDEFHHFGWNACSSALSPLTGHAFLERRYLIIPGMRSSRIYIVDTKPDPTKAAIHKIIEPEEIFRKTGYSRPHTVHCGPEGIYISTLGGGGKNGTDGPPGVFIMDCETFEVLGRWELDRGPQTLHYDFWWNLPRDYMVTSEWALPPQFENGIVPEDLLSNKYGHRIHFWDLRARRNVQTIDLGANHQMALEVRPAHDPVREYGFLGVVVDTTNLEGSIWTWWREGGKFHIEKTATIPPEPAAKEQLPPLLQGFGAVPPLVSDIDLSMDDKFLYVACWGTGEMRQYNVNEPRRPKLAGSVRIGGIARRTPHPNGKAFGGGPQMVEISRDGKRVYWTNSLYSTWDDQFYPDGVPGAMVMADTKPDGGLELARDYWVNFPDGYRAHQVRLDGGDCSTDSFCYPSV, translated from the coding sequence ATGAACATTCGGCCCGATCCCACGTTTCACGCTTCGCCAAAGCTTGCCATGGAAGCTCCGCCGGAGAGCTTCGCCTACACTGTGCTGCTGAGCCCGGACGCTTCGAAACCGGACGCACTGGCCGTAATCGACGTCAGGCCGGACTCCCCGACCTACAGCCGTGTCGTTCACACGGTGACGATGCCCAACAAGGGCGACGAGTTTCACCATTTCGGTTGGAACGCATGCTCGTCGGCGCTGTCGCCGCTCACCGGGCACGCCTTCCTCGAGCGTCGCTATCTCATCATCCCCGGCATGCGCTCGTCCCGCATCTACATCGTCGATACCAAGCCTGATCCCACCAAGGCGGCGATACACAAGATCATCGAGCCCGAAGAAATCTTCAGGAAGACCGGATACTCGCGGCCCCACACCGTCCACTGCGGGCCGGAAGGCATCTACATCAGCACGCTCGGCGGCGGCGGCAAGAACGGCACCGACGGACCGCCCGGCGTCTTCATCATGGATTGCGAGACATTCGAGGTGCTCGGACGGTGGGAGCTCGATCGCGGTCCGCAAACCCTGCACTATGATTTCTGGTGGAATCTGCCGCGCGATTACATGGTGACCAGCGAGTGGGCGCTGCCGCCGCAGTTCGAGAATGGGATCGTGCCGGAAGATCTTCTCTCCAACAAATACGGCCACCGGATCCATTTCTGGGATCTGCGCGCCCGGCGCAATGTGCAGACCATCGATCTCGGCGCCAACCATCAGATGGCGCTGGAGGTGCGTCCCGCGCACGATCCGGTTCGCGAATACGGCTTCCTCGGCGTCGTGGTCGATACCACCAATCTCGAAGGCTCGATCTGGACCTGGTGGCGCGAGGGCGGCAAGTTTCACATCGAGAAAACCGCGACCATCCCGCCCGAGCCGGCGGCGAAGGAGCAACTGCCGCCGCTGCTGCAAGGCTTCGGCGCCGTGCCGCCGCTGGTCTCCGACATCGACCTGTCGATGGACGATAAGTTCCTCTACGTCGCCTGCTGGGGCACCGGCGAGATGCGTCAATACAACGTCAACGAGCCGCGAAGGCCGAAGCTTGCCGGCTCGGTCCGCATCGGCGGCATCGCGCGCCGCACCCCGCACCCGAACGGCAAGGCCTTTGGTGGGGGTCCGCAAATGGTCGAGATCAGCCGCGACGGTAAGCGGGTGTACTGGACCAACTCGCTGTATTCGACGTGGGACGACCAATTCTATCCCGACGGTGTTCCGGGAGCCATGGTGATGGCCGATACGAAGCCGGACGGCGGCCTCGAACTGGCGAGGGATTACTGGGTCAATTTCCCCGATGGTTACCGCGCGCATCAAGTCCGGCTCGACGGCGGTGACTGTTCGACGGATTCGTTCTGCTACCCGTCGGTCTGA
- a CDS encoding MarR family winged helix-turn-helix transcriptional regulator codes for MGRGVSPKRSVKPPRPSYILDEQIGFILRQVWQRHATIFAREIGINLTPTQWAALAKLTETGPCSQNLLGRLTAMDVATIKGVIDRLTARGLTETSPDPEDGRRLLVSLTRAGQQLAEKAAPNALAISRETLAPLDAKERETLIALLDKLR; via the coding sequence ATGGGAAGGGGTGTTTCGCCGAAACGGAGCGTCAAGCCGCCGCGCCCGTCCTACATTCTCGACGAGCAGATCGGCTTCATCCTGCGCCAGGTCTGGCAACGCCATGCCACCATCTTCGCCCGTGAAATCGGCATCAACCTGACGCCGACGCAATGGGCGGCGCTCGCCAAACTGACTGAGACGGGGCCGTGCTCGCAGAACCTGCTGGGGCGGCTGACGGCGATGGATGTGGCGACCATCAAGGGCGTGATCGATCGTCTCACCGCGCGCGGCCTGACCGAGACCAGCCCGGATCCCGAGGACGGCCGCCGCCTGCTGGTGAGTCTGACGCGCGCCGGCCAGCAACTGGCCGAGAAGGCCGCGCCGAATGCGCTGGCGATAAGTCGCGAGACGCTGGCGCCGCTGGACGCCAAGGAGCGCGAGACGCTGATCGCATTGCTCGACAAGCTGCGTTAA
- a CDS encoding ABC transporter ATP-binding protein, producing the protein MKLQVADLNSFYGPAHILFDIALEVGEGEVVALLGRNGAGKSTTFRSIVGLVENRSGRIIFEGKDVSREPTHAIVRGGLGYVPEERRIFTDLTVDENLEVGRQPKRPNAPHWTREKLFTLFPNLGEMRNRPGGRMSGGEQQMLTIARTLMGNPTLVLLDEPSEGLSPKIVEQMVDAILAMKKEGVSIVVSEQNLHFARLISDRAYIIERGRICFGGTMAELDARPDIQDAHLSL; encoded by the coding sequence ATGAAGCTGCAGGTCGCGGACCTCAACAGTTTTTACGGCCCGGCGCATATCCTGTTCGATATCGCACTCGAGGTCGGCGAGGGCGAGGTGGTGGCTTTGCTCGGCCGCAACGGCGCCGGCAAGTCGACCACCTTCCGCTCTATCGTCGGCCTGGTTGAGAACCGTTCGGGACGGATCATCTTCGAGGGCAAGGATGTCTCCCGCGAACCGACGCATGCAATCGTACGCGGTGGACTCGGCTACGTGCCGGAAGAGCGGCGTATCTTCACCGATCTGACGGTCGACGAGAACCTCGAAGTCGGCCGCCAGCCAAAACGGCCGAACGCGCCGCATTGGACGCGCGAAAAGCTGTTCACGCTGTTTCCAAATCTCGGCGAGATGCGCAACCGGCCGGGCGGGCGGATGAGCGGCGGCGAGCAGCAGATGCTGACGATCGCACGGACGCTGATGGGCAATCCCACGCTGGTGCTGCTCGACGAGCCCTCGGAAGGCTTGTCGCCGAAGATTGTCGAGCAGATGGTCGACGCCATCCTGGCGATGAAGAAGGAAGGCGTCAGCATCGTGGTCTCCGAGCAGAACCTGCATTTCGCGCGGCTGATCTCGGACCGCGCCTACATCATCGAGCGCGGCAGGATTTGCTTCGGCGGCACGATGGCCGAACTCGACGCGCGGCCGGATATCCAGGACGCGCATCTGTCGCTGTGA
- a CDS encoding ABC transporter ATP-binding protein gives MSMVPTLLKVEGLSKSYGGVHAVRSVSFELRAGEILALIGPNGAGKSTCFDMLNGQNIPDSGRIHLLGKDTVGEKPRAIWRLGVGRTFQITATFPTMTVRENVQVALVSYGRQLFNLWGSTAAYARDEAGRLLDLVGMGAYAERPCGELAYGDLKRLELAIALANQPRLLLMDEPTAGMAPRERIELMRLTARIAREQSIGVLFTEHDMDVVFEHADRILVLNRGSLIAEGSPEEVRGNPQVRAIYLGEGLVYDSRHREGAGA, from the coding sequence ATGAGCATGGTCCCGACATTGCTGAAGGTCGAAGGCTTAAGCAAATCCTATGGCGGCGTCCATGCCGTGCGCAGCGTGTCGTTCGAATTGCGTGCGGGTGAAATCCTGGCGCTGATCGGACCCAATGGTGCGGGCAAGAGCACCTGCTTCGACATGCTCAATGGCCAGAACATTCCGGACAGCGGCCGCATCCATCTGCTTGGCAAGGATACCGTGGGCGAGAAGCCGCGTGCCATCTGGCGGCTCGGCGTCGGGCGCACCTTCCAGATCACGGCGACATTCCCGACCATGACCGTGCGCGAGAACGTGCAGGTCGCACTGGTGTCGTATGGCAGGCAATTGTTCAATCTCTGGGGCTCGACCGCGGCTTACGCCCGCGACGAGGCGGGCCGGCTGCTCGACCTCGTCGGCATGGGCGCCTATGCCGAGCGCCCCTGCGGCGAGCTTGCCTATGGCGATCTCAAGCGGCTGGAGCTTGCGATCGCGCTCGCCAACCAGCCCAGGCTGCTGCTGATGGATGAGCCCACCGCGGGCATGGCGCCGCGCGAGCGGATCGAGCTGATGCGGCTCACCGCGCGCATCGCCCGCGAACAGTCGATTGGCGTGCTCTTCACCGAGCACGACATGGACGTGGTGTTCGAACATGCCGACCGCATCCTGGTGCTCAACCGCGGCAGCCTGATCGCCGAAGGCTCGCCCGAGGAAGTGCGCGGCAATCCGCAGGTGCGCGCGATCTATCTCGGCGAAGGCCTGGTCTATGATTCCCGCCACCGCGAGGGAGCCGGCGCATGA